One Sus scrofa isolate TJ Tabasco breed Duroc chromosome 1, Sscrofa11.1, whole genome shotgun sequence DNA segment encodes these proteins:
- the LOC100516308 gene encoding uncharacterized protein LOC100516308, with protein sequence MCESTCTGKSVFQASGLNTETQQKAHFNTGVIEQDSQYKQLPRSPFFLLSQYPNPRLEGGKQEPGAVRERPTSWAREFKPSPRGVSPTPGRVLGSCRCPAAGQRDSRTAWLPFRVAGHAPGTPPRDAAPSSAPPQPQFPLPPAAAALPSYSSSFSHRWQQPEQAGPRASRCPLLPRLERAQIEVRRIKAYLRNFVGSVTDHCSKASHTFSSFPEAVKNTFKKTKTLAKKEESMIPRSKRNREVNMKRSEGKISMRDTLKAQKEPIHTGNGEKKA encoded by the exons ATGTGTGAAAGTACATGCACGGGCAAGAGTGTTTTCCAAGCATCAGGACTTAATACAGAAACACAACAAAAAGCCCATTTTAACACTGGTGTCATAGAACAAGATTCCCAGTACAAA CAACTACCACGCtcacctttcttcctcctctctcagtATCCAAACCCTCGGCTTGAGGGCGGGAAGCAAGAGCCAGGGGCAGTCAGAGAAAGACCCACCTCTTGGGCGAGGGAGTTCAAGCCGAGCCCAAGGGGCGTCAGCCCTACCCCAGGCAGAGTGCTGGGAAGCTGCAGGTGCCCCGCAGCCGGGCAGCGTGACAGCAGAACTGCGTGGCTGCCCTTCAGGGTTGCCGGCCACGCCCCGGGCACGCCCCCACGAGACGCCGCTCCCTCCtccgccccaccccagccccagttcCCGCTCCCTCCGGCTGCAGCTGCCCTGCCGTCctactcctcctccttctctcaccGGTGGCAGCAGCCGGAACAGGCCGGTCCGCGGGCCTCGAGGTGTCCTCTCCTTCCACGGCTGGAGAGAGCTCAGATTGAGGTGAGGAGAATCAAG gcatacctcagaaaTTTTGTGGGCTCAGTAACAGACCACTGCAGTAAAGCGAGTCACACATTTTCCAGCTTCCCA GAAGCTGTGAAGAATACCTtcaagaaaacaaagacattagCCAAGAAAGAGGAAAGCATGATACCTAGAAGCAAAAGGAACAGAGAAGTCAACATGAAAAGAAGTGAAGGGAAAATCAGCATGAGAGACACACTCAAAGCCCAGAAAGAGCCAATCCATACtgggaatggggaaaaaaaggcatag